Proteins encoded together in one Orrella marina window:
- a CDS encoding TlpA family protein disulfide reductase, whose translation MKRRTLIVGAAGLAALGATGWFAFKESARKAPQANREARRTPVEPDPAVFFKAAFDELNGDVVQMESLRGQPLVINFWATWCPPCVKEMPELDRISEEMPNARVIGVAIDSRDNVVKFLDKVPVKFPIYIAGHAGIEVTRGLGNNVMALPFTILINDRGELVSKVLGEVDPASLRTDISRMLAG comes from the coding sequence ATGAAACGAAGAACGCTTATTGTCGGAGCGGCCGGACTGGCTGCGTTAGGTGCAACTGGCTGGTTTGCATTCAAGGAAAGTGCACGCAAGGCGCCGCAGGCGAACCGGGAGGCAAGGCGGACACCGGTCGAGCCTGATCCAGCTGTATTTTTCAAGGCAGCCTTCGATGAACTGAACGGTGATGTCGTCCAGATGGAGTCCCTTCGCGGTCAACCTCTTGTGATCAATTTCTGGGCGACATGGTGTCCGCCCTGTGTCAAGGAAATGCCGGAGCTTGACCGGATTTCGGAGGAGATGCCAAATGCCAGGGTTATCGGAGTGGCCATCGACAGCCGGGACAACGTGGTCAAGTTTCTGGACAAGGTGCCTGTGAAATTCCCGATTTATATAGCCGGCCATGCAGGCATTGAGGTGACCCGAGGCCTTGGGAACAACGTGATGGCCTTGCCCTTTACCATCCTCATCAACGACCGTGGAGAGCTTGTTTCGAAGGTCCTGGGGGAGGTGGATCCAGCGTCTTTGCGTACAGATATCTCTCGAATGTTAGCCGGGTGA
- a CDS encoding ribonuclease catalytic domain-containing protein has translation MFVLFEEGSQFKAALIREEAPTTLQIESDSGKRSKIKRSNCILTFASPQPQELLDQAQSMASEVDPEFLWEVAPEDEFEIQTLAAEYYGHEPVATEVTALLFGVHNAPVYFHRRGKGRYRRAPEEILKAALAAQEKKRLQLEQQQAWAQQLLQGELPAEVAEQALLLVTRPDKNGQVWKAVSLACEESGKTPDRLLLDCGAWPHELALHRARFMAANFPKGTGFGSVQSEFVHDDLPLADVTAYSVDDISTTEIDDALSVREIDDGWLEVGIHVAVPALGVTRDSELDRIARDRMSTVYMPGEKIPMQPDGVIDSYSLFAGKPVPALSLYVQAHPESGEVRQYQTRLERVILTNNLRHNELDAVITTETIENNDSDLPYESWLRPLWKLSKALSAVRDQRRGKPQRNDRVDYSFYVDGPADDPDSPVRIEPRKRNAPLDLLVAEYMILANEIWGKSLADHNLPGVYRSQQTGRVRMSTHALAHEAIGVAQYAWCTSPLRRYVDLVNQRQLVAMAQHGVSAPLVAPYKPKDADLFALISAFEAQYAVWSEFQQQMERYWCIRWMRQNKHFAFKGQVIRDDLVRLEGLPLVLNVSAMPELARATPVEIEVTGCDELTLLIQAQFVRAETTEAVS, from the coding sequence ATGTTTGTATTGTTCGAGGAAGGCAGTCAGTTCAAGGCAGCCCTCATTCGCGAAGAGGCCCCCACCACACTGCAGATCGAGTCTGACTCTGGAAAGCGCAGCAAGATCAAGCGGTCTAACTGCATTCTCACTTTTGCCAGTCCGCAACCTCAGGAGCTGCTTGACCAGGCACAAAGCATGGCCAGCGAGGTCGACCCGGAATTTCTCTGGGAGGTCGCACCGGAAGACGAGTTCGAAATTCAGACGCTTGCCGCGGAATACTACGGTCACGAACCGGTGGCTACCGAGGTCACTGCTCTGCTGTTCGGTGTGCACAATGCGCCGGTCTACTTTCATCGTCGAGGCAAGGGACGCTACCGGCGGGCACCCGAGGAAATTCTCAAAGCCGCACTTGCTGCGCAAGAAAAAAAGCGGCTGCAACTCGAGCAGCAACAAGCGTGGGCGCAACAACTCCTGCAGGGAGAGCTACCTGCTGAGGTAGCCGAACAGGCTTTGTTGCTGGTCACCCGTCCAGACAAGAACGGACAGGTCTGGAAAGCAGTTAGTCTGGCATGTGAGGAATCGGGCAAGACTCCCGACCGGCTCCTGCTGGATTGCGGTGCCTGGCCGCATGAACTGGCGTTGCACAGGGCTCGGTTTATGGCGGCGAACTTTCCGAAAGGAACCGGGTTTGGCAGTGTGCAGTCCGAGTTCGTGCACGACGACCTGCCACTGGCAGACGTGACGGCCTATTCCGTTGATGACATATCCACCACAGAAATCGACGATGCCCTGTCCGTTCGAGAGATCGATGACGGCTGGCTCGAAGTCGGCATTCACGTGGCCGTCCCTGCACTGGGAGTCACTCGCGACAGCGAACTTGACCGGATCGCGCGGGACCGTATGTCAACTGTCTACATGCCCGGCGAAAAAATCCCGATGCAACCCGATGGCGTGATCGACAGCTATTCCCTGTTTGCAGGCAAACCGGTACCTGCTCTATCGCTCTACGTTCAGGCTCACCCTGAATCCGGGGAAGTCCGCCAGTACCAGACCCGGCTCGAGCGCGTCATATTGACAAACAACTTACGCCACAACGAGCTCGATGCCGTCATCACGACCGAGACAATCGAGAACAATGACTCCGATCTTCCTTATGAATCATGGTTACGTCCGCTATGGAAGCTTTCCAAAGCGTTGAGCGCGGTCAGAGACCAGAGGCGGGGCAAGCCACAGCGTAATGACCGGGTGGACTACAGTTTTTACGTCGATGGTCCGGCTGACGACCCTGACTCACCTGTCAGGATTGAGCCCCGCAAGCGCAACGCCCCGCTTGATCTGCTCGTTGCCGAGTACATGATTCTTGCCAACGAGATCTGGGGAAAGTCGCTTGCAGACCACAACCTCCCAGGGGTCTACCGGTCTCAACAGACAGGCCGGGTCAGGATGAGCACCCACGCCCTGGCACACGAAGCAATCGGGGTGGCACAGTACGCATGGTGCACGTCACCCTTGCGCCGCTACGTGGACCTGGTCAACCAGCGCCAACTTGTCGCCATGGCCCAGCATGGCGTTTCCGCCCCACTGGTCGCGCCGTACAAACCCAAGGATGCGGACCTGTTTGCCTTGATCAGTGCGTTTGAGGCTCAGTACGCTGTCTGGAGCGAGTTTCAGCAGCAGATGGAGCGCTACTGGTGCATTCGCTGGATGAGACAGAACAAGCACTTTGCATTCAAAGGACAGGTTATCCGGGACGATCTGGTCCGACTGGAAGGCCTGCCACTGGTACTCAACGTTTCGGCGATGCCCGAGCTGGCCAGAGCGACACCCGTTGAAATCGAGGTTACGGGATGTGATGAGCTCACTCTTCTGATTCAGGCCCAGTTCGTCCGGGCCGAGACAACTGAAGCAGTCAGCTAG
- a CDS encoding YqiA/YcfP family alpha/beta fold hydrolase: MILYLHGFRSSPESFKAQHMQAVMTARGMRSLWRCPALPVSPAQSFDLAHQQALDLCLEHHAGMEKLTIVGSSLGGFYATCLAETLGCRAVLLNPAVHAPRDLATQVGKHENYHNGEPMDFLASYVDELEAMAITRITRPDRYFLIAATGDEVLDWNEMREFFQGSRQTIIQGGDHGLTNVFADLIPDILSFAYPDIVNQPS, translated from the coding sequence ATGATTCTGTACCTTCACGGATTCCGGTCTTCTCCCGAGTCGTTCAAGGCACAACACATGCAGGCGGTCATGACGGCGCGTGGCATGCGGTCACTCTGGCGCTGCCCGGCCCTGCCCGTCAGTCCGGCGCAGTCCTTTGACTTGGCGCATCAGCAGGCACTGGATCTGTGTCTGGAGCATCACGCCGGCATGGAGAAGCTCACCATTGTTGGCTCATCGCTAGGCGGCTTTTACGCAACATGCCTGGCGGAAACACTCGGATGCCGGGCTGTGCTGCTCAACCCGGCTGTACATGCCCCGCGCGACCTCGCCACCCAGGTGGGCAAGCACGAGAATTATCACAATGGCGAGCCCATGGACTTTCTCGCGAGTTACGTCGACGAGCTAGAGGCGATGGCCATCACCCGGATCACACGTCCCGATCGCTACTTTCTCATTGCAGCAACTGGAGATGAAGTGCTTGACTGGAACGAGATGCGGGAATTTTTCCAGGGCAGTCGCCAGACCATTATTCAAGGTGGTGACCACGGCCTGACCAATGTGTTCGCCGATCTTATCCCCGATATTCTGAGTTTCGCATACCCTGATATCGTGAACCAACCGAGTTAA
- the accB gene encoding acetyl-CoA carboxylase biotin carboxyl carrier protein, whose amino-acid sequence MDLRKLKTLIDLVAESGIAELEITEGEDKVRIVKFSQPAQAVSAPQAPVTVAVPSGAPVAEVPPAPTHKEGDVVKAPMVGTFYRAPSPGAQPFVEVGQSVKEGQPLCIIEAMKLLNEIEADKAGVIKEILVENGEPVEYGQPLFIIA is encoded by the coding sequence ATGGATCTGCGCAAACTTAAAACGCTTATTGATCTGGTCGCCGAGTCTGGAATTGCCGAGCTCGAAATCACGGAAGGCGAGGACAAGGTACGCATTGTCAAGTTTTCTCAGCCAGCGCAGGCTGTGAGCGCACCGCAAGCACCCGTGACAGTCGCGGTGCCGTCAGGTGCACCTGTGGCTGAAGTGCCACCCGCACCCACGCACAAGGAAGGTGATGTGGTCAAGGCGCCCATGGTGGGAACCTTCTATCGTGCACCAAGTCCTGGTGCCCAGCCCTTTGTCGAAGTGGGCCAGAGTGTCAAAGAGGGCCAGCCTCTGTGCATCATTGAAGCGATGAAGCTGCTCAATGAAATCGAAGCCGACAAGGCGGGTGTCATCAAGGAAATTCTGGTTGAGAACGGTGAGCCAGTCGAGTACGGTCAACCCCTGTTCATCATTGCCTGA
- the aroQ gene encoding type II 3-dehydroquinate dehydratase — MPHQILVIHGPNLNMLGTREPEIYGSLTLDQINQSLVDCARQEQAILSTFQSNSEGELVTRIQQARTDGTTWLIVNAAAYTHTSVAIRDALAAVAKPFVEVHLSNVHQREDFRHHSYLSDVAKGVIVGLGAWGYEAALRYILQQPVS; from the coding sequence ATGCCCCATCAGATTCTGGTTATCCACGGACCCAATCTCAATATGCTCGGGACCCGGGAGCCGGAGATTTACGGAAGTTTGACACTGGATCAGATCAACCAGTCTCTGGTGGATTGTGCACGTCAGGAGCAAGCGATTCTGTCCACCTTTCAGAGCAACAGTGAGGGTGAGCTGGTTACGCGCATTCAGCAGGCTCGAACTGACGGAACCACTTGGCTGATCGTCAACGCGGCCGCCTACACCCACACCAGCGTGGCAATAAGAGACGCGCTGGCAGCTGTTGCAAAGCCATTTGTCGAGGTTCATCTTTCGAACGTTCATCAGCGAGAGGACTTTCGTCATCATTCTTATCTCAGCGATGTGGCCAAAGGCGTCATCGTCGGGCTGGGAGCATGGGGCTACGAAGCAGCTCTTCGCTACATACTGCAGCAACCAGTCTCTTGA
- the mpl gene encoding UDP-N-acetylmuramate:L-alanyl-gamma-D-glutamyl-meso-diaminopimelate ligase, giving the protein MHLHILGICGTFMGGLALVARSAGHRVTGCDQGVYPPMSTQLAEQGIELVEGFSPDQISLKPDLFVIGNVVTRGNPLMETILDQNLPYVSGPQWLGEHILSRQHVLAVAGTHGKTTTSSMLAWIAQSCGLSPNFLIGGVAPDLGVSAKYNASSHHFVIEADEYDTAFFDKRSKFVHYRSRTAILNNLEYDHADIFPDLNAIETQFHHLVRTISRQGQIVIPNQDEALERVLDRGCWTPVIRTGIAHGWHAQHGSDGVPVIWLGDQEVGILRWSLSGQHNIQNALAAMAAASHIGIDADAALDALNAFGGVKRRMEVRGTVRDITVYDDFAHHPSAIKTTLAGLRQKVGAQRIIAVLEPRSNTMKLGSMAAQLAQSLKEANLVFCYAETSGKHKLEWDAQAVLAPLGNHYRVENELNELADAVVRSAQPGDHIVVMSNGSFGQIHEKLLTLLQSIHSKAQE; this is encoded by the coding sequence ATGCACCTTCATATCTTGGGTATTTGCGGAACATTCATGGGTGGGCTGGCACTGGTTGCACGCTCGGCTGGCCATCGTGTAACAGGTTGCGATCAAGGCGTCTACCCGCCGATGAGCACACAGCTGGCCGAACAGGGGATTGAGCTAGTTGAAGGCTTCAGCCCCGACCAGATTAGCCTGAAGCCAGATCTTTTCGTGATCGGTAACGTGGTCACCCGTGGCAATCCTTTGATGGAAACAATTCTCGACCAGAATCTGCCATATGTGTCGGGACCGCAATGGCTGGGCGAACACATTCTGAGCCGGCAACACGTACTCGCAGTCGCTGGGACGCACGGCAAGACCACGACCAGTTCCATGCTCGCCTGGATTGCCCAGTCATGCGGCCTGTCACCCAACTTTCTGATTGGCGGAGTCGCCCCGGATCTCGGCGTGTCAGCGAAATACAACGCATCCTCGCATCATTTCGTGATCGAAGCTGACGAGTACGACACTGCCTTCTTCGACAAACGTTCAAAGTTTGTTCACTACCGTAGTCGCACCGCAATCCTGAACAATCTGGAATACGATCATGCCGACATTTTTCCGGATCTGAACGCGATTGAAACCCAGTTTCATCACTTGGTCAGAACCATTTCCCGACAGGGACAGATCGTCATTCCGAATCAGGACGAGGCGCTCGAACGGGTACTGGATCGGGGCTGCTGGACGCCTGTCATCCGGACAGGTATCGCGCACGGCTGGCACGCGCAGCATGGCAGTGATGGTGTACCGGTCATCTGGCTAGGAGATCAGGAGGTTGGCATTTTGCGATGGTCGCTATCCGGGCAACACAACATACAGAACGCCCTGGCTGCCATGGCAGCTGCCTCGCATATTGGAATCGACGCCGACGCCGCACTGGACGCGCTGAATGCCTTCGGAGGAGTCAAACGGCGCATGGAGGTCAGAGGAACGGTTCGGGATATCACGGTCTACGACGATTTTGCGCACCACCCTAGTGCAATCAAGACAACGCTTGCGGGTTTGCGTCAGAAAGTTGGTGCGCAGCGCATCATCGCAGTCCTGGAGCCCCGTTCGAACACGATGAAGCTCGGATCCATGGCTGCGCAGCTGGCGCAGTCTCTGAAAGAAGCTAACCTGGTCTTCTGTTACGCTGAAACTTCAGGCAAACACAAGCTTGAGTGGGATGCCCAGGCAGTTCTGGCGCCGCTAGGTAACCACTATCGGGTCGAAAATGAGCTGAACGAACTCGCCGACGCAGTCGTGCGATCGGCGCAACCCGGTGATCACATTGTCGTCATGAGCAATGGCAGTTTTGGACAGATTCATGAGAAACTGCTCACCCTGCTTCAATCCATCCATTCAAAGGCTCAAGAATGA